A single genomic interval of Cydia strobilella chromosome 3, ilCydStro3.1, whole genome shotgun sequence harbors:
- the LOC134756265 gene encoding protein rolling stone-like isoform X1, producing the protein MSAIKRYFREEAKVQMLVLGHPKPSDFYLSVWQTTRSAVPLLIWRSFLFLVSLGVVLASLILYILASKAGYWFIYLTHWGLTINTFATGFAVAVSARSYLYGPIGGEFLLPWYVKIYWVFYNSAIPLAFLITIFYWTVLYGLDEEEELNHALDVSVHGVNSLVMFGLLISASQPSRMWHIYQPLQFAILYVIFSAIYYAAGGVDASGNRWIYSVVDWSSPGMTIGVVALTGLLLAVLHFVVMGLAVARNALASKLFHDSVTVHGQEGVPLRRRPSQLHTSNA; encoded by the exons ATGAGTGCGATTAAACGGTATTTTAGGGAAGAGGCAAAAGTGCAGATGTTAGTGCTTGGGCATCCCAAACCGTCGGACTTTTACCTCAGTGTTTGGCAAACAACTCGGTCCGCGGTCCCACTTCTCATTTGGCGGTCGTTCCTATTTCTAGTGTCACTTGGAGTAGTACTCGCATCTTTGATTCTGTATATATTGGCGTCTAAAGCAGGATATTGGTTCATTTACCTTACGCATTGGGGTCTCACGATAAACACATTTGCCACTGGATTTGCAGTTGCTGTGTCCGCGCGCAGCTATCTCTATGGACCAATAG GCGGCGAGTTTCTTTTACCATGGTACGTGAAGATCTACTGGGTGTTTTACAACTCTGCTATTCCCCTTGCCTTCCTCATCACCATATTTTACTGGACTGTACTCTATGGAT TGGACGAAGAAGAGGAGTTGAATCATGCCCTAGATGTCTCTGTTCACGGCGTGAACTCGCTGGTGATGTTCGGGCTCCTCATCAGTGCCTCCCAGCCCTCGCGGATGTGGCATATCTACCAACCACTACAATTTGCCATTCTCTACGTGATCTTCAGCGCTATTTATTATGCTGCTGGTGGAGTTGATGC GAGCGGCAACAGATGGATTTACTCCGTAGTGGATTGGTCATCGCCAGGCATGACGATAGGCGTCGTAGCCTTGACAGGGCTCTTACTGGCAGTGCTACACTTCGTGGTGATGGGGCTGGCAGTCGCACGAAACGCGCTGGCTTCCAAGTTGTTTCATGACTCGGTGACAGTGCATGGGCAGGAGGGGGTACCGCTAAGGCGACGACCAAGTCAGTTACATACCTCAAATGCATAG
- the LOC134756265 gene encoding protein rolling stone-like isoform X2 gives MSAIKRYFREEAKVQMLVLGHPKPSDFYLSVWQTTRSAVPLLIWRSFLFLVSLGVVLASLILYILASKAGYWFIYLTHWGLTINTFATGFAVAVSARSYLYGPIVDEEEELNHALDVSVHGVNSLVMFGLLISASQPSRMWHIYQPLQFAILYVIFSAIYYAAGGVDASGNRWIYSVVDWSSPGMTIGVVALTGLLLAVLHFVVMGLAVARNALASKLFHDSVTVHGQEGVPLRRRPSQLHTSNA, from the exons ATGAGTGCGATTAAACGGTATTTTAGGGAAGAGGCAAAAGTGCAGATGTTAGTGCTTGGGCATCCCAAACCGTCGGACTTTTACCTCAGTGTTTGGCAAACAACTCGGTCCGCGGTCCCACTTCTCATTTGGCGGTCGTTCCTATTTCTAGTGTCACTTGGAGTAGTACTCGCATCTTTGATTCTGTATATATTGGCGTCTAAAGCAGGATATTGGTTCATTTACCTTACGCATTGGGGTCTCACGATAAACACATTTGCCACTGGATTTGCAGTTGCTGTGTCCGCGCGCAGCTATCTCTATGGACCAATAG TGGACGAAGAAGAGGAGTTGAATCATGCCCTAGATGTCTCTGTTCACGGCGTGAACTCGCTGGTGATGTTCGGGCTCCTCATCAGTGCCTCCCAGCCCTCGCGGATGTGGCATATCTACCAACCACTACAATTTGCCATTCTCTACGTGATCTTCAGCGCTATTTATTATGCTGCTGGTGGAGTTGATGC GAGCGGCAACAGATGGATTTACTCCGTAGTGGATTGGTCATCGCCAGGCATGACGATAGGCGTCGTAGCCTTGACAGGGCTCTTACTGGCAGTGCTACACTTCGTGGTGATGGGGCTGGCAGTCGCACGAAACGCGCTGGCTTCCAAGTTGTTTCATGACTCGGTGACAGTGCATGGGCAGGAGGGGGTACCGCTAAGGCGACGACCAAGTCAGTTACATACCTCAAATGCATAG